One window from the genome of Spiractinospora alimapuensis encodes:
- a CDS encoding uracil-xanthine permease family protein has protein sequence MNLRRKLGLSWELYGDGSAPPPGQAVRPGQRLSWGRTTGLGAQHVIAMFGATFVFPLIMGLDPNLAIMMSGIGTIIFLLIVQGKVPSYLGTSAAFVGAVVVIRDGGGDSATVTGSIMVAGAVLAVSGILVHLLGPNAVLRAFPSVVTGGVVLLIGFNLAPVVAQNYWPFDQWVGLLTMGFVIVSTVLLRGFLGRITILLGLVFGFVVSWIFDLVFGMHQVPGAEEGTFVDAFRVDLSGVGEAAWFGLPTMHAPDFQTQAILVALPAVIALIAENAGHVKAVQEMTKDDLDPYMGRALFADGVATTLAAGVGGSPTTTYAENIGVMATTRVYSTAAYYVAALVAILFGLSPKFGALVASIPEGVLGGITVVLYGMIGLLGAKIWVENRVNFANPVVIVPVAAGLIAGIGGVSLHITETFEIEGIALGTIILLLGYHLMRRLAPAYLRDTVTLDDPVSASHAPGEAGEETSGAVRTADRGSAAPDKEPDSRD, from the coding sequence ATGAACCTTCGGCGCAAACTCGGCCTGAGCTGGGAACTCTATGGCGACGGAAGCGCGCCACCCCCAGGACAGGCCGTACGTCCAGGACAGCGCCTGTCGTGGGGGCGTACGACCGGACTCGGGGCCCAGCACGTCATCGCGATGTTCGGTGCCACCTTCGTCTTCCCCCTGATCATGGGGCTGGACCCCAACCTCGCCATCATGATGTCGGGGATCGGCACGATCATCTTCCTGCTCATCGTGCAGGGGAAGGTGCCCAGTTATCTCGGAACGAGCGCCGCGTTCGTCGGCGCCGTCGTCGTGATCCGCGACGGGGGCGGTGACAGCGCCACCGTGACCGGTTCGATCATGGTCGCGGGTGCCGTCCTCGCCGTCTCGGGCATCCTGGTCCACCTCCTGGGACCGAACGCCGTACTCCGGGCGTTCCCCTCCGTGGTGACCGGCGGCGTGGTGCTGTTGATCGGGTTCAACCTCGCCCCGGTCGTCGCGCAGAACTACTGGCCGTTCGACCAGTGGGTGGGCCTGCTGACGATGGGCTTCGTCATCGTGTCGACGGTGCTGCTGCGCGGTTTCCTCGGTCGCATCACCATCCTCCTCGGCCTGGTCTTCGGCTTCGTCGTCTCCTGGATCTTCGACCTCGTCTTCGGCATGCACCAGGTTCCCGGAGCGGAGGAGGGAACCTTCGTCGACGCCTTCCGTGTTGACCTGTCCGGAGTCGGCGAGGCCGCGTGGTTCGGACTGCCCACGATGCACGCGCCCGACTTCCAGACCCAGGCCATCCTGGTCGCCCTTCCCGCCGTGATCGCGTTGATCGCGGAGAACGCCGGCCACGTCAAGGCCGTGCAGGAGATGACCAAGGACGACCTTGACCCTTACATGGGTCGGGCCCTCTTCGCCGACGGCGTCGCGACCACACTGGCCGCGGGTGTCGGTGGTTCCCCGACGACCACCTACGCCGAGAACATCGGTGTCATGGCGACCACGCGTGTGTACTCCACGGCCGCGTACTACGTGGCGGCTCTCGTCGCGATCCTCTTCGGGCTGTCCCCCAAGTTCGGCGCTCTCGTGGCGTCGATCCCCGAGGGCGTGCTCGGTGGCATCACGGTGGTCCTGTACGGGATGATCGGCTTGCTCGGTGCCAAGATCTGGGTGGAGAACCGAGTCAACTTCGCCAACCCGGTGGTCATCGTCCCGGTCGCCGCCGGTCTCATCGCCGGTATCGGAGGTGTCTCGTTGCACATCACCGAGACCTTCGAGATCGAGGGCATCGCCCTGGGCACGATCATCCTGCTCCTCGGCTACCACCTCATGCGCCGACTGGCGCCCGCGTACCTCCGCGACACCGTCACTCTCGACGACCCGGTGTCCGCCTCCCACGCGCCCGGTGAGGCCGGCGAGGAGACCTCCGGAGCCGTGCGCACGGCCGACCGGGGGAGTGCGGCGCCCGACAAGGAGCCAGATTCCCGCGACTGA
- a CDS encoding DUF2000 domain-containing protein: protein MRTETKIGIVVREDLATWQKLNVTAFLAGGLAGGVEGLTGQPYVDGGGTEYTPMISQPVLVYTGEGGALTRVRDRATARSLTVGIYTEELFATNNDIDNRAAVVAVDTEKLQLVGVSVYGPRNQVSAALKGLALHG from the coding sequence ATGAGAACCGAGACGAAGATCGGGATCGTGGTCCGTGAGGACCTCGCGACCTGGCAGAAGCTCAACGTGACCGCTTTCCTCGCCGGTGGTCTGGCGGGCGGTGTCGAGGGGCTGACCGGACAGCCCTACGTGGACGGCGGCGGGACGGAGTACACACCGATGATCTCCCAGCCCGTTCTCGTCTACACCGGCGAAGGAGGCGCGCTGACCAGGGTCAGGGACCGGGCCACCGCCCGGTCCCTGACGGTCGGGATCTACACCGAGGAGCTGTTCGCGACCAACAACGACATCGACAACCGTGCCGCGGTCGTGGCGGTGGACACGGAGAAACTCCAACTCGTGGGAGTGAGCGTGTATGGTCCGCGCAACCAGGTGTCAGCGGCGTTGAAGGGGTTGGCGTTGCACGGATGA
- a CDS encoding AraC family transcriptional regulator codes for MDQREWVRYRRSADVSLEAMHAHLERHSYHVHSHDAYSFGLTEFGAQDFKCRGESRRSSAGMVMAFNPDDPHDGHAADDSGFTYRIVHIAPSVVADVLDQSTGDSSLPLFTTPVIQDRGLFTALHRLHRRLMGGHDQGLSGDEALLGAIHSMARTASHAPRAARPVPDAARLAARATSLIRDRWNEPITPADLSGTLGRSRFAIYRAFQLAHGMAPSDYQRQLRLRAARRQLVEGTPIATVALSCGFADQSHLTRWFTRYYGVPPGLFVTATDGRPVRA; via the coding sequence GTGGACCAAAGGGAATGGGTGCGGTACCGGCGTTCCGCGGACGTGTCCCTCGAGGCGATGCACGCCCACCTGGAACGGCACAGCTACCACGTGCACAGCCACGACGCCTACTCCTTCGGCCTGACCGAGTTCGGTGCGCAGGACTTCAAGTGCCGCGGCGAGAGCCGGCGCAGTTCGGCCGGCATGGTCATGGCCTTCAACCCCGACGACCCGCACGACGGCCACGCCGCCGACGACTCGGGATTCACCTACCGCATCGTGCACATCGCGCCGTCGGTCGTCGCCGACGTGCTCGACCAGTCGACGGGCGACTCCTCGCTTCCCCTGTTCACCACACCGGTGATCCAGGACCGTGGTCTCTTCACGGCCCTCCACCGCCTGCACCGGAGACTGATGGGTGGCCACGATCAGGGACTGAGCGGGGACGAGGCGCTGCTCGGGGCGATTCACTCGATGGCGCGCACCGCGTCCCACGCACCGCGGGCGGCTCGTCCCGTTCCGGACGCGGCTCGGTTGGCGGCGCGGGCCACGTCACTCATTCGCGATCGGTGGAACGAGCCGATCACCCCCGCGGACCTGTCAGGGACCTTGGGGCGCAGCCGGTTCGCGATCTACCGGGCGTTCCAGCTGGCCCACGGGATGGCGCCCAGTGACTACCAACGCCAGCTGCGCCTGCGCGCCGCCCGTCGCCAACTGGTCGAAGGAACGCCGATCGCGACTGTGGCGCTCTCCTGCGGCTTCGCCGACCAAAGCCACCTGACGCGCTGGTTCACGCGGTACTACGGCGTGCCCCCCGGCTTGTTCGTCACCGCGACGGACGGCCGCCCCGTTCGAGCTTGA
- a CDS encoding type II toxin-antitoxin system PemK/MazF family toxin: protein MRGDIYRLRAPRDAQGRERTGTRYAVVVQSDDLPLSTWVVAPTSTGRRAASFRPEIEIDGMKTRVMVEQLTAVDPERRLGEFAGRLDGGELAAVEMALRDVLSLDG, encoded by the coding sequence GTGCGTGGTGACATTTACCGCCTGCGGGCGCCAAGGGACGCCCAAGGGCGGGAGCGGACCGGCACTCGATACGCCGTCGTGGTGCAGTCAGACGATCTGCCGCTCTCGACCTGGGTCGTCGCGCCGACCTCGACCGGGCGACGCGCGGCATCCTTCCGTCCCGAGATCGAGATCGATGGGATGAAGACGCGGGTGATGGTCGAGCAGCTCACCGCGGTGGACCCGGAACGTCGGCTTGGAGAGTTCGCCGGACGCTTGGACGGAGGCGAACTCGCCGCCGTCGAGATGGCGCTGCGGGATGTGCTGTCACTGGACGGCTGA
- a CDS encoding VOC family protein, which yields MITRIGVVGIFVLDLDEAKSFFIDKLGFEERFDITMGEGFRWLTVGPPGDPRFQLNLSVPGPPAQDPETAARLRELLAKGVLSGGAWLTDDCWATYREYSGRGVEFLQEPQERPYGIEAVFRDNSGNWFSLNQQTFTSFDSTTMTRRFEG from the coding sequence ATGATCACTCGCATCGGTGTGGTGGGTATTTTCGTCCTCGATCTCGACGAAGCCAAGAGCTTCTTCATCGACAAGCTGGGCTTCGAGGAACGGTTCGACATCACCATGGGCGAGGGGTTCCGGTGGCTCACCGTGGGACCGCCCGGCGATCCGAGGTTCCAGCTCAACCTCTCGGTTCCCGGGCCACCGGCCCAGGACCCCGAGACCGCGGCGCGGCTCCGGGAACTGTTGGCCAAGGGTGTGCTCAGTGGCGGAGCCTGGCTGACCGACGACTGCTGGGCGACCTACCGGGAGTACTCCGGCCGGGGGGTTGAGTTCCTTCAGGAGCCACAGGAACGCCCCTACGGTATCGAGGCCGTGTTCCGCGACAACTCCGGAAACTGGTTCAGCCTCAACCAGCAGACTTTCACGTCGTTTGACTCGACGACCATGACGAGGCGGTTCGAAGGCTAG
- a CDS encoding class I SAM-dependent methyltransferase codes for MADPSALYRHDLSRVHHEGFGFHADNCAPGILGLLQPVLTRRGTVLEIGCGSGQLTRHLVDAGHHVIATDPAPAFLDLVRDMVPDVHEVRRLAVPDAPLPTNDAVVCTGHPLNYLPDEATVLRALDQMVASLRPGGILAIDICGLDYGERRRHAPNYSRVADDWAIVTRFSLPSPDHLVRDITTFVRAEDGAWRRDDEVHDSVLIDVDVLPGFLADRGVDAVVGTSFGGEELPPGLSTVVGRKHG; via the coding sequence ATGGCCGACCCTTCCGCGCTCTACCGTCATGATCTCAGTCGGGTTCACCACGAGGGGTTCGGCTTCCACGCGGACAACTGCGCCCCCGGAATCCTGGGTCTGTTGCAACCAGTCCTGACCCGCCGCGGCACGGTGCTGGAGATCGGATGCGGCAGTGGGCAACTGACCCGCCATCTGGTCGACGCGGGACACCATGTCATCGCCACCGACCCCGCCCCCGCCTTCCTCGACCTCGTTCGCGACATGGTTCCCGACGTCCACGAGGTCCGACGGCTCGCCGTCCCCGACGCGCCGCTGCCCACGAACGACGCGGTCGTGTGTACCGGCCACCCACTCAACTATCTCCCGGACGAGGCGACGGTCCTGCGCGCCCTCGACCAGATGGTGGCGAGCCTGCGCCCCGGCGGGATCCTCGCCATCGACATCTGCGGCCTCGACTACGGCGAGCGTCGGCGCCACGCCCCGAACTACTCCCGCGTCGCCGACGACTGGGCCATCGTGACTCGGTTCTCGCTGCCCAGCCCCGACCACCTCGTTCGGGACATCACCACGTTCGTCCGCGCGGAGGACGGCGCCTGGCGGCGCGACGACGAGGTCCACGACAGCGTGCTGATCGACGTGGACGTCCTGCCCGGCTTCCTGGCGGACCGAGGTGTGGACGCGGTGGTCGGAACCTCGTTCGGCGGGGAGGAGCTTCCCCCCGGACTCAGCACCGTGGTCGGGCGCAAGCACGGCTGA
- a CDS encoding DUF2207 domain-containing protein produces MSTSPFRLGPPHWGRPLAVIATAAAATLLTGCGAGWEHEDRITSFSVEADLAESGTLTMTEAITYDFGVEPSAGLAREIPTTAGDGWLLRRTLDVDVVDVESPSGAPAEIEERSESHGHLNLGIGDSANEVTGEHTYVLTYTVDGAVTTEDAHEELYWDFVGTQWGIPINDPDVVLTAPAIDDVVCVSGEEGESARSCHSVTVDADSVTMTEPRLPAGQGITARVNLPAGSVDVTEPSYRMRPLPLWVTPSGIASLLAALVFVPLWLRAASAVGTRLDRLGRSVDPTAVSPAAAGLLTTNEKIRPEHLMGMLVDLEERGALVSRPHPDDANDWVFEPVPAHGVPLSRAEELFVAAMFRDGACDLASIQETLTAARIRQIREALVRELQHAGFAHRSLVRYLAAGLALVMLFAVVIPLPIIGEFADGALTGLHMAALFIVNFTLFISLISFVPIGATRKGRKAKLSLSAATNDPDLPASYLLSAGDAERLSGIGGALRFASDPDFHRRWNSTLQVPIRSANPSASSGGSGGGTSVGGGGGGGGGGRR; encoded by the coding sequence TTGTCTACCTCCCCCTTCCGCCTCGGCCCACCGCACTGGGGAAGACCCCTGGCCGTGATCGCCACGGCGGCGGCCGCGACGCTGCTCACCGGATGCGGCGCAGGGTGGGAACACGAGGATCGGATCACCTCCTTCTCTGTCGAGGCCGACCTCGCGGAGTCGGGAACGCTCACGATGACCGAAGCGATCACCTACGACTTCGGCGTCGAGCCCAGCGCCGGACTCGCGCGGGAGATTCCCACCACCGCCGGCGACGGTTGGCTCCTACGCCGCACGCTGGACGTCGACGTGGTCGACGTGGAGAGCCCCAGTGGTGCGCCGGCGGAGATCGAGGAACGGTCGGAGTCGCACGGCCACCTGAACCTCGGGATCGGGGACTCCGCGAACGAGGTCACGGGTGAGCACACCTACGTCCTCACCTACACCGTCGACGGCGCGGTGACCACCGAGGACGCTCACGAGGAGCTCTACTGGGACTTCGTGGGCACGCAGTGGGGCATCCCGATCAACGATCCCGATGTCGTCCTCACCGCACCCGCGATCGACGACGTTGTCTGCGTCTCCGGTGAGGAGGGTGAGTCGGCGCGTTCCTGCCACTCCGTGACGGTCGACGCGGACTCGGTGACGATGACCGAGCCTCGGCTTCCCGCCGGCCAGGGAATCACGGCACGGGTCAACCTGCCGGCGGGGTCCGTGGACGTCACCGAACCCTCCTACCGGATGCGGCCCTTGCCCCTGTGGGTGACCCCGTCCGGGATCGCGAGCCTCCTCGCGGCGTTGGTGTTCGTCCCCCTGTGGCTGCGTGCCGCCAGCGCCGTCGGTACGCGGCTGGACCGACTCGGTCGAAGTGTCGACCCCACGGCCGTGTCGCCGGCGGCGGCCGGTCTCCTCACCACCAATGAGAAGATCCGCCCGGAGCACCTGATGGGGATGCTCGTCGACCTTGAGGAGCGGGGGGCTCTCGTCTCTCGGCCGCATCCCGACGATGCCAACGACTGGGTGTTCGAGCCCGTCCCCGCACACGGTGTCCCGCTGTCTCGTGCCGAGGAACTGTTCGTCGCCGCGATGTTCCGCGACGGTGCCTGCGACCTGGCCTCGATCCAGGAGACGCTGACCGCGGCTCGGATCCGCCAGATCCGTGAGGCCTTGGTGCGGGAACTCCAACACGCCGGATTCGCCCATCGGAGCCTGGTGCGCTACCTCGCGGCGGGACTGGCGTTGGTCATGTTGTTCGCGGTGGTGATCCCGCTCCCGATCATCGGCGAGTTCGCGGACGGCGCGTTGACGGGCCTGCACATGGCCGCGTTGTTCATCGTGAACTTCACACTGTTCATCTCACTCATCTCCTTCGTACCCATCGGGGCGACCAGGAAGGGCCGAAAGGCGAAACTCTCGCTGTCGGCGGCCACCAACGATCCTGACCTTCCTGCCAGCTATCTCCTGTCGGCCGGGGACGCCGAACGGTTGTCCGGAATCGGGGGCGCACTCCGATTCGCCTCCGACCCGGACTTCCACCGTCGATGGAACTCCACGCTCCAGGTACCCATCCGGTCCGCGAATCCCTCAGCGAGCTCGGGGGGCTCTGGCGGCGGAACGAGTGTGGGCGGTGGTGGAGGGGGCGGCGGAGGCGGACGCCGCTGA
- a CDS encoding DUF2207 domain-containing protein, giving the protein MRVPWPPSPPPRLLPLACVAVSALLLTGCDIESGAEDQVTSLDIDADLAPSGTLTVTESITYDFGEEPSPGLRREIPTVAGDGTFTRESLDVDVVSVESPSGAPAEIENEEEFRGWLTLEIGDSDNEVTGEQTYTITYTVDGAVTDEGTHDELYWDFIGTGWGVPIREPEIRLSAPEIDHVECVAGELDSTDPCDSLTVDDRDVTVVEPRLDSGEALTTRVEMPSATIDVPAATTQLRPLPTWLTWSGVLSVLGALAFVALTLWLSMATRKGGNARAKKLDVSRLSPAAAGLLTTNRTIHPRHLMSMLVDLEERGFITSRKNRKKSHEWVFEQAAPVPRLLPFPVDYLVGGIRDWINARSVPVQNELSPAEARFLGAVFAQKPKAGMGTLYRNITTYQVRRIRVALRRELGKNRYVHGPVASTLGGIIAIAALLGPTVGAIALDERVALVSLNEMHNVASLIAGFGVLLLVHPLITIGETRAGQRAKAALKGMPDADLSSAHLVAIGRSSAVSEDDGFFADAAFRGDWDRRMRDRIRRSNRSRGGGGSTRSGRGSGGGGGGRR; this is encoded by the coding sequence GTGCGCGTTCCCTGGCCCCCGTCTCCCCCTCCCCGTCTACTCCCCCTTGCCTGCGTCGCGGTCTCCGCTCTGCTGCTGACAGGTTGTGACATCGAGTCCGGAGCCGAGGACCAGGTCACGTCTCTTGACATCGACGCCGACCTCGCCCCGTCAGGAACACTGACGGTCACCGAATCCATCACCTACGACTTCGGGGAGGAGCCAAGTCCCGGGCTCCGGCGCGAGATTCCAACAGTGGCCGGCGACGGTACGTTCACACGTGAGTCGCTCGACGTCGACGTGGTGTCCGTGGAGAGCCCCAGTGGCGCCCCGGCGGAGATCGAGAACGAGGAGGAGTTCCGTGGCTGGCTGACGCTGGAGATCGGTGACTCCGACAACGAGGTGACTGGCGAGCAGACGTACACGATCACCTACACGGTCGACGGTGCGGTCACCGACGAGGGCACGCACGACGAACTGTACTGGGACTTCATCGGCACCGGCTGGGGCGTCCCCATCCGGGAACCCGAGATCAGGCTGAGCGCTCCCGAGATCGACCATGTCGAATGCGTGGCCGGCGAACTGGATTCCACCGATCCGTGCGATTCCCTGACCGTGGACGACCGTGACGTCACGGTCGTGGAGCCCCGTCTGGACTCCGGCGAGGCTCTCACCACTCGGGTCGAGATGCCCTCGGCAACGATCGACGTCCCCGCGGCGACCACCCAGCTGCGCCCCCTGCCCACCTGGCTGACCTGGTCCGGCGTACTGAGTGTGCTCGGCGCTCTCGCGTTCGTCGCGCTCACTCTCTGGCTGTCGATGGCTACGCGCAAAGGAGGAAACGCCCGAGCGAAGAAGCTCGACGTCTCCCGGCTCTCCCCCGCAGCGGCCGGGCTCCTTACCACGAACCGGACGATCCACCCTCGTCATTTGATGTCGATGCTGGTCGATCTCGAAGAACGCGGGTTCATCACCTCACGCAAAAACCGAAAGAAATCGCACGAATGGGTGTTCGAACAGGCCGCGCCCGTTCCACGGCTGCTCCCCTTCCCCGTGGACTATCTCGTGGGTGGGATCAGGGACTGGATCAACGCCCGGTCCGTCCCTGTCCAGAACGAACTCTCTCCCGCCGAGGCCCGGTTCCTCGGCGCTGTGTTCGCCCAAAAGCCGAAGGCTGGAATGGGAACGCTGTATCGGAACATCACGACTTATCAGGTCAGGCGGATTCGCGTCGCACTTCGACGGGAGCTGGGAAAGAACCGATACGTTCACGGGCCGGTCGCCAGCACACTGGGCGGAATCATCGCGATAGCGGCGCTGCTCGGTCCGACCGTCGGGGCGATCGCCCTAGACGAGCGGGTCGCCCTCGTCTCGCTGAACGAGATGCATAACGTCGCGTCCCTGATCGCGGGTTTCGGGGTCTTGCTGCTCGTCCATCCGCTGATCACGATCGGGGAAACCCGCGCCGGGCAACGCGCCAAAGCGGCCCTTAAAGGCATGCCCGACGCCGACCTGTCGTCGGCCCACCTCGTCGCGATCGGCCGGTCCAGTGCCGTTTCCGAGGACGACGGGTTCTTCGCCGACGCCGCGTTCCGCGGTGACTGGGACCGCAGGATGCGCGACCGGATCCGACGCTCCAACCGATCCCGCGGAGGAGGGGGAAGCACCCGCAGCGGACGCGGAAGTGGCGGCGGTGGTGGGGGGCGGCGGTGA
- a CDS encoding PucR family transcriptional regulator has translation MENLANDVPTSGQDLPSVDPALGAASGIAPGLTVAEVLRLSSLAGSEVLAGASGLDRVVRRLNVMEVPDILPWVKAHELLLTTGYPLREDPRGLERLVRDFADAGLAAVGIKLGRYVDSVPAEVLRAADEAGLPLVRLTDTVAFDDILNQVLTEVLHRQASMLARSEEIHRILVNVILAGGDLDAITAELPALIDGGVMVTTPDGRVLAYSGIIEDLLDDPIYFEPTSGRFRVEEFKHGRHVLADPTARVAQAPVMAGSQDHGRVVLITSGRGVQADDVQVLERVAATAALVITRDLAIAAVEDKYQGDFLRDLITGRITDTTAAIQQCTSLGWDIQRPVVVVVAELDPTAAPSLPAQGELRPTHERFAKAWSLVARERDPRAAVAGYSQEVVVILGADHDVRGEEPEPPRVPGRQIRTMVGQVAGDGGGGRRSFCTGISRVVDDPTDIPAAYEQAKQAARVGRQVRGRGAVAEFDELGVYRLISQVPDSGELWTFMVETLGTLATNDDAETTDLRTTLEVLLDNNLNVAETARVLHFHYNTLRYRIGKLERMLGPFTRDPNLRLNLMVALRVVHMRGVRG, from the coding sequence ATGGAGAACCTTGCCAACGATGTGCCCACCTCTGGACAGGATCTGCCGAGCGTCGATCCGGCCCTGGGTGCGGCGAGCGGGATCGCTCCGGGACTCACCGTCGCCGAGGTGCTCCGCCTGTCCTCGCTCGCCGGCAGTGAGGTGCTGGCCGGGGCCTCGGGCCTCGACCGTGTCGTGCGGCGCCTCAACGTGATGGAAGTCCCTGACATCCTGCCATGGGTGAAGGCGCACGAGCTGCTGCTCACCACCGGCTACCCGCTCCGGGAGGACCCGCGCGGACTGGAACGCCTGGTTCGCGACTTCGCCGACGCCGGGCTGGCGGCCGTGGGTATCAAGCTCGGCCGCTACGTCGATTCCGTTCCCGCCGAGGTCCTCCGCGCCGCGGACGAGGCGGGGCTGCCGTTGGTGCGCCTCACCGACACCGTCGCCTTCGACGACATTCTCAACCAGGTCCTCACCGAGGTCCTTCACCGGCAGGCGTCGATGCTCGCCCGCTCCGAGGAGATCCACCGGATCCTGGTCAACGTGATTCTCGCCGGTGGCGACCTCGACGCGATCACCGCCGAGTTGCCCGCGCTGATCGACGGCGGGGTCATGGTGACGACCCCCGACGGGCGCGTGTTGGCCTACTCCGGGATCATCGAGGACCTCCTCGACGACCCGATCTACTTCGAACCGACCAGTGGCCGCTTCCGGGTCGAGGAGTTCAAACACGGTCGGCACGTTCTCGCCGACCCCACCGCCCGCGTCGCCCAGGCGCCGGTCATGGCCGGCTCGCAGGACCACGGGCGCGTCGTGCTGATCACGTCCGGACGGGGCGTTCAGGCCGACGACGTGCAGGTGTTGGAACGCGTCGCCGCCACCGCCGCGCTGGTGATCACCCGCGACCTGGCGATCGCCGCGGTCGAGGACAAGTACCAGGGAGACTTCCTCCGGGACCTGATCACCGGTCGGATCACCGACACCACCGCGGCGATCCAGCAGTGCACCTCCTTGGGATGGGACATCCAGCGCCCCGTCGTCGTCGTGGTGGCCGAACTCGACCCGACCGCCGCGCCGTCCCTCCCCGCACAGGGCGAGCTGCGGCCGACACACGAACGCTTCGCCAAGGCGTGGTCCCTGGTCGCCCGGGAACGCGACCCCCGTGCGGCCGTCGCCGGCTACAGCCAGGAGGTCGTGGTCATCCTCGGAGCGGACCACGACGTCCGCGGCGAGGAGCCCGAACCGCCGCGGGTGCCCGGGCGGCAGATCCGCACCATGGTGGGTCAGGTCGCCGGGGACGGCGGCGGAGGCCGACGGTCGTTCTGCACCGGGATCAGTCGGGTCGTCGACGACCCCACCGACATTCCGGCCGCCTACGAGCAGGCCAAGCAGGCGGCCCGGGTCGGACGCCAGGTCCGGGGCCGGGGCGCCGTGGCCGAGTTCGACGAACTCGGCGTGTACCGCCTGATCAGCCAGGTCCCCGACTCGGGGGAACTGTGGACCTTCATGGTCGAGACCCTCGGCACGTTGGCCACCAACGACGACGCGGAGACCACGGACCTGCGCACCACACTGGAGGTCCTGCTCGACAACAACCTCAACGTCGCCGAAACCGCCCGGGTGCTGCACTTCCACTACAACACCCTGCGCTACCGCATCGGGAAACTGGAACGCATGTTGGGGCCGTTCACCCGCGACCCCAACCTGCGCCTCAACCTGATGGTCGCGCTGCGCGTCGTGCACATGAGGGGGGTGCGCGGCTAG